In the genome of Oncorhynchus mykiss isolate Arlee chromosome 30, USDA_OmykA_1.1, whole genome shotgun sequence, the window GTTGATTTCGCCATCATGGCCAATTCCACCAAGAGGATGCGATGTCTCAGGCGGGAGGCATGATAGAGAAATTGCCTCTAATCGGCCAACCACCGAGGGTCTGGCCCgagagggacaggttagagcgcTGTGGGTCATCTGATTCAGTAATCAGAACCAAACAGGGCTCGCGTGCCAGTTCCACATCCAGGATGCATGCCAGCAGATGGTGTGCCAGAGAATGTGGACCCTGTATGCTGTCAGGTCGAGAGCATGCTCTCTTTCCTACAGTTCATGTTTGACAAGCAGCGCTCACCCGCTGCCATTAAGGTGTTTGCGGCAGCGCTTTCAGCTTGTCATGAGGGGTTTGGCAGAGACACCATCTTCAGCCACCCTCTAGTGAAACGGTTTCCATTGGGAACGCCGCGATTTAGGTCAACACCTAGAGCCACGCTGCCCACAGTGGGATTTAACTTTGGTACTTGAGGCTCTCTGTGAGACGCCGTTCGAGCCATTGAATCAAATCCCCCTCAAGATGTTCTCTTTGAAGACAGTAATGTCACTTGCTTTGACTACAGCCAAGCGCGTCAGTGATTTGTGTGCTCTTTCGACGAGACACGACTGCCTTGCCATCAATAGCGATTTGAGCAGAGCGGTGTTACGTCCCAACCCAGCATTTATGCTGAAGGTTATTAAGAGCTCATAAAGGTCACAGACTGTTGAGCTGTCggccttctcccccctccccatgcggagtagagaggagaggcttGATTGACTGCGCCCGGTACAGGCCTTGGCGTGCTACGTGCAGCACACAGTGATGGTCATCGCCTCAGCTGTTTGTGTCACTGTGCTAGTACACCACTTTCAAAACAGCGGCTGTCACATTGGCTTCGCAAAAGCATTGAGACAGCTTATGAGGCGCAGGGCGACCACTGCCTCAGGGCGTAAGAGTAAAGGCGTCTACGGCCCTTTTCAGAGGAACCTGGGTACAGGATAATTGTGCAGTGGTCGTCACCGTCTCCTCTTATCTGATTCTACCTGTTAGAGATGTTGTCTAACTCTCTAGCTTGTTCTGTACTCAGCGTGGCTAAAGGGAGAACTTGAGTTAAGAAAAGATGCAGAACGACTGGACATGGTTCCCATTAGGTCCACTCTTTTTGTCAAGGAGAGAGACATGTGCGACATGACCTTTGTCTGACACTGTCAGTACAGCTGGGAATATCTAGACTGCCCAACAGTGTATCACTGTGTTGGGGCGGAGTGATGAGGCAAATAGCACTGTAACTAGTATTACTTCACTATTAAACCGGTCAATGAATTTGATAAGAATATTGAGGTATCATCCACCTGCTGAGGCAGAATAAATAGTTGGCTCAAATTCAGTTATCTGCCCACGAATCATTGGCTTAACTGGTGTTACAGTACTATTAGACCCATCTTTTAATATTGACAGAGTTATGAGTTCATCTATCTGCTTGTACAGATTAGTATGACTCATATTCATCTGCCCCTAGTCATTGGCTGTGCCTCTCGACTGAGTAGGGCGGATTAGACAGGACACAGTACATTGTGACAGTCTGTTTTCACAGTGTGTTACAGTACTGCGGGATTTGGTCGCAGCCACTGCTGGGCCCGACCTTTTCATTAAGTGTTAGGCTCTGCAAGGAGTACATTTTGGAGCATTGCGCTTCGCCTTAAACCACTAGGAGCAGAGCTCCCCTATAGGGCAGAGCTCCACGATACAGAACGATAGTTACCGGAGTTGTAAATCCAGTTCTATGAGTGGAGCAAAGCCCCATAGGACTATAGGCCCTGCCGATCCCCAGTCTCGCTGGAATATTTTTTTCCTGGAGGCTGATTGTGGGGAAGCATCCCCTTATATCAGGACAGCTGTACTCCTATTGCCTGCAGGTGTGAGCATAATTTTCTTTCAGGCTATTCACTGCCTAGGCAGCGGGGTAAACCACTAGGAGCAGAGCGCCTCTATGGGGCTCCGCTCCACTCATAGAACTGGAGTTACAACTCCGGTAACTATTGATTATGGTGCTTGGTCTGTGAAGGGAGTTCCACCACTTACCATCCTGTGACTGAAGGACGTAGTGGCTTCCTGCCATGTACTCCCCTGGCATGCCCAACTGAGAGGCATCAGTGGTTGAAccgtctccctccatctataaacACAGACAAAGACATAATTTATAACCCTGTTCTTTTAAGATCATGATTTAAGAAATACAGGATTGACTCTATGCTAAACTATTTCGGATTTAGCTACATTAACTAAACACCGCCTGGATGAACTATCCAAATAGTCAATCAAAAACTGAACGCACAGGTTGTATCTAACTAACATTAGCCATGTGCACCACACTGTAGGCTGGACAGTTGAAATTTTTAACAACGCTCTTTTCTGATAAAAACGAGTTCATTGCATCTGCCGTGGAGCACAGTTTCATAATATTACCATATATTCCAGCAGCCTGCCGTAGTTTTGAAGTAATCACAAAAAAGCAGGCCTTATTTTAGGGCattttcaccctgccagctcctattagttctattgagcatCATGGCACCAACTCGCCTTCAGAACTTCTATTCCCAGCTTATTGTTTTACCATTGCCTGCTTTGCTATTGTTGGCTATGGAGACCTGCCCACGTTGTTCATagttaaaatgtaaacaaaaaaTGACTCATGGAACTCTGAGGTTGTTCCATTGTTTACTATAGGGAAATATAGGCATGTTTGTCTATCTCCCCAAATATCTGGCaatgtgtatttttttaattGGATAACATTTTAATCATGAGAATCCCCTCTTTCTAATTATGTAGTGCTGGACTGTGTATTTCATTGTCATCAAACGCTAGCCATGAAATACCTTTTGCCCTTGGAACGCTGAGCTCCCCCTTTCCTATGGAGAGGCATGCTGGTATATTTCgccaaatatctcgcaatgtgtgtgtttacatttttttcaagTCGGACACCATTTTGAATCATGAGAATCTCATCTTTCTAATTACGTGAGGCTGGGCAGTGAAATAGTTATAAGTTGCATTTTTTTCTTCTACTTCCTTGTTTTGCAGACAGTCACACTTGGCACCATCGAGGTGCGGGTGTTTACTTTCTACACGAGTTATTTTTCAGTTTCGTCCCAAgaacagattgtagtggtaaaataaaaaggggATACATTTTTTGGCGCCATTTGGCGAAATGGAATTCTAAGCGTCACTCCAGTGACGGGCTCTGCCAACGTTCGATTCCATTCATTTGCTATGGCCTCACGCTAGTGTTCCAGTTTAGACAACGTTCTTCTGCCATTTTCAGCCatgggtgaattttgactcgtTCTATTGTGCAGCCGAGGATGTAAATCGGCGTAACGTTAACCGTTACTGTACTTTGTCATTATAAATCTTCCAGTTGCATAAAAACGACATGCTCAGTGATTCTCTTACCAGTTCAGCCGTGGATGGTCATGAATCGATGAGCCGATTGCTACCCAGTTAGCGTCTAGTTATGTTTTACCGAGTCAGCATGGCTCTGCTTTGGCTTTTTCTAGCAAACTGCAACATTCCCCTTTGTTCCTGTGTTGATTGACAACTAGCCAGCGGGCAAACAAAAAagccaacgttagctagccaactgGCTAGTTAGTATTACTAGTTAGCGTAACTGGCTAATGTTGTACCCAGATAAGCGGGGGagaatatttatttttacttaagACATGGCTACAGTAGATAGCTATAGACGAAAACCCAGACACAACTTTAGCTAGTTACAatagctacctagctaacgtcAGCTATGCTAACAACCTACTGTAGTTCGCGATAGCAATGTGCGGTACCGAATGTTAGTTATTaaccttagctagctaaccaactcaCATACAAAGCAAAAAGACAATCGATGAGTAACTCACGATTTCGCAAATTCGTCATGTTTACACACTATTCAAGACATCCCGTCGGATTTGAGCACCCCCATGGCAAACATAGCCTGTTACATTTGACAGATGCATTTCAGTCTTTGTGGAGGGCCTGCTGTGTGACGGGGAGACCATTTACTAGCGAGTCCTATATAGAATTCCTCAACTTGCAGTGTTAACTTCTACTTTCCCGCTGCTAATTCCCTCTCACGCTACCATCAAAGAAACAGTCAAACGCGGAGATTTCGATTCGAGGTAACGAGAAATCGGATAGCAATCATTGGCCAGAGCCAGGCACAAACCTCCGATACTGCCCTGGTTGGTTAGCTTCTCAAAACGGCCGTGTGGTTGGACAGAAAATGGCTGCGAAGGAACCAGTCCCAGCTCGAAGCTCTGAGTCCCAAAAGCACTATCTTACTTTGCCGCTAGAGGAGCaatgttttcaaatcaaatcatagttcatttgtcacatgcgcggaatacaacaggtgaagcagaccttagtgaaatgcttacttacaataggctctaaccaatagtgcaaaaaaggtattaggtgaacaataggtaagtaaagaaataacaatagaaagacagtgaaaaacagtagcgaggctacatacacacaccggttagtcaggctgattgaggtagtatgtacatgtagatatggttaaagtgactatgcatatatgatgaacagaggagcagtagcgtaaaagacgAAAACGTGGGTGGCGgtacacaatgcagatagcctggttagccaatgtgggGGAGCACTgtttggtcgggccaattgaggtatgTACATTGTATGTAtagttagtgactatgcatatatatgataaacagagagtggcagcgtaaaagaggggttggggatagtccaggtagccatttgattgccttttcaggagtcttatggcttgggggtaaaaactgttgagaagcctttttgtccaagacttggcactccggtaccggctgccatgcggtagtagagagaacaatctgtggctggggtctttgacaatttttagggccttcctctgacactgcctggtgtagaggtcctggacggctgcttagccccagtgatgtactgggccatacgcactaccctctgtagtgccttgcggtcggaggccaagcaattgctgtaccaggcagtgatgtaaccatgctctcgatgttgcagctgtagaaccttttgaggatctcaggacccatgccaaatctttttagtttcctacAGGGGAAtatgctttgtcgtgccctctgtcttggtgtgtttggaccattctagtttgttggtgacaaTAGAGTACTGTCTCCACTTGTACCTGAAAGGTAGACTACTCATCAGACTGATGCACCTGCTGAGACAGAAACAACTATTGTATGTTAAACTATATGCAGGAGAGAGTAAATTACCTATTAAATATCAACCAATTGAAATCCtatttgtctttattagacaggtTGGACTCTTTCTCAACTCTCACAAAACAATGTAATAACATACAACAGTCACACAATAAGTAAGTAACACTGCAATATTATTGATTCACATTGTGAAAACTCACCCATGTATGTAGATTAAAAGGAAATTATATTCTATAACAGACATTTTAGAAAACATGTATATTACATATTATGTTACAATTAAAATGCTGCCTGCCCACAATATTGAACCAAATGTACATCACCCTCATTTTCGTTGGCACAGAATTTCTTGACACAATATCCAAAATGCCTATAGAAGTACCTCAGCTTGTGAGGAAATTCAGCAGAAAAACTCCAAACAGGGGGTTGGACACAGACCCCCTTTGAGAAAGAAACCCTGAAATTCAAATAATTCTGCTGCCAGATTTTAGTAGAGCCACCTGCTTTTTCCTAAGGCCTTACATTATCTCAGGCCTTGCTTGAATGCATCCAACCttactttaaaacaattacagatcCAATAGGGCTGGATTGGTGAAAGCAGTTGAAATGTCTGCTTTCACCCAAGCAGAATGAAAGGAGAATGAAAGGAGAATATGAAGCACCCAGGGTATCAGTCTCCAGTGGGAACTTTCTCCCCTACGAGCCAGAGCAGGAAGAAGGCCAGAACCAGGAGGGCTGTGCCCAATAGATCCGCCAGAGCAGTGAGGTAGGGGATGGAGTAACTGTCAGGGTCTTTGCCCGTCCGCCACAGACAAGGGATCATCCAGTCAGCAATACATAACAGTGTGAAGACCtaacagaagggagagagaaagattcagccctttattataaactgggtggttcgagccctgaatgctgattgactgTCAGTAGTGATATATCAGAACAAAACCATGGTTATGACaaagcatttatttttactgctctaattatgttggtaaccagtttataatagcaataaggcacctcgggggtttgtaatatatggccaatataccactgctaaaggctgtgtccaggcactccatgtCACtttgtgcgtaagaacagcctTTAGTTGTGGTATATTTGccgtataccacacccccttggcccttattgtttaattatagTATCAGTGTTAATGAAGGAGCAGAGGAGAAAGAATCCACTTATGACTACTGAGACACAGACATTGACCAAACTGATCTCTCTTGCTTCCTGATTTACCTGTAAAAGGGCTACAACTAGGAAGAAGGTGATGAAGACAGGTGTGGGAGAGGTGCTGCCCTTCATCAAGTGGATTGTGTACAGGAAAATCAGGTGACCCGGTACGACCAACAGGAGCAGCACCTGTGCAGAGCGATGATTGGCTCCTGTCAGAGGTATATATGGTTAACTGACAGATAGAATACACCTGACAACAGAACATTTCATTCCTTTTGTGTTCACAGGTATGTTAAAGGGACTGGTCATGTTCATGAGCCTGTCTACATGTGCGTGTCATTACCTGAGCCACAGAAGGTCCTGCAGGGATTGTAGCAGCTCCTGCGATCCTCAGGCACCTGCCTCGGTGGGCAGTGGTGGTACAGATCAGTGGCTATACGACTGGACTGGATGGCAACCAGGTTCCCCCCAATACCTAGATTGAGATGAAGAATACACAATGATCATACATTTGGAGAGATCTTGTGACTTACCATTTTCTTGAAAGTTCCTGAATGTATGCTTCTAAAAATCCAGATCCTTGTCTCACCATTCATAACTGGCGTGTAGACTATCATTCCCACCATGTTCGGGTCTGATACAGTTGTGTCCAAGATGAGTCCTCCGATACTAGAGAAAAATACTTATTAAAGGATGGTATTTCCATTTGAATGCTGTGACTGGACTTCAGGGGCACGGAACAGGGAAGCAGACCTGCTGATGACCATGGCAGTGATGATTGGTTCCCAGCCTGTGTAGAGTAGAATGCGACTTGCTGGGTTTCTGGAGGAGACGACCACCCACAGAGGGGTCAGTCCGAGGAAGAACATACACACCAGGTATGACACATAGGGATACAACTCTGTgtggagacagggaaaggagcAGACACACACTAGCTAAACAAATATAGTTGATAGCTAGCCAGATGAGTCAGAGCTGTAAATGTAGCTATGACATTCCAGTAAATGGGCCCAGACTGCCCCCTAGTGGCCGAAAGCTAAACCTCTTGATTTATACCTATGCATTCGTAGAGCCTCTGGCTCAGGCAGGCCAGGATGGCCAGGGTGATGAGGTCACCAAAGCTGGCAGCGATGGGCGTGGCCACGTTGTCTGGGTTGATGCCAATCCTCTTGGAGCCGGTGATCACTCCCACCATGATGATCCCTGGGAGAAAACAACACAGTCGAGTCATATTCAGGCTACTGTCCAGTTGCACAACTCTCCAACCAAGGTGCATGAATTGAGCAGCCAAGAGTTGCACAGATGAAAGCAATGTGGTGACAGCTGGGAGAAGCGTCAGACTGGGGGAAGGGAAAAGGGACTGTAATGGCCTACAGTGGTATTATTCACTTCCGCTTTTATCAAGTGGTAAATGCAAATCAAATATCTGTAAACACAGATGGTCAAGTTGAATTAGTTGATACATATTTGCATTCCAAGGCAGATAAAATAGCATGTTATTCTGTGGACCGATCAGTACCCATCATTCCAATGAAAATGAACCACATGAATAATTCATTTGGGTGTCCTAGCTAGATCACAAACTCTGCCTTACAGAGTCAGGTCTGCCTTTCAGATCCCAAGCATTGGTTCTATTTGAGTCATAACAAAATGGTTTTGCAACAAAAAGGTCTGATACAGAAGAAACCTACAATGTCAGTTGTAGCTAAGCTTCCTGGTCTCAGATGATTATATTCTGTACATCTCAAATAGAAAGAGCATTCAGGCTTTTCCAGGAATACAGCAGAAGTGTACTGTTTTGCAATTAAGTTGGAATAATTGTACATGTAAATGGATGAGAAAGAGATAATATGCCTCAGAGAGAGGTTATGGTAGTGTATGTagaaaaaaatactatagtatactatggtctaaatactgtagtattactatatttatatactatagtattcactgtacagtttttgcagactttactgtagtgTTCACTGTAGgacagcaggtagcctggcggtaaGGAGTGTTGggaaaggcagttaaccctaattgctccagggtcgccgtcaataatggctgatcgtccgtgaccccactctctcagCGGGAGTGAGATATGAAAAGAAAAAACATTTCCATATTACACCTCACATCAGTACAGGTTACCCACTTATACATAaagtgaaga includes:
- the slc41a2a gene encoding solute carrier family 41 member 2 yields the protein MANTGQQDDQLAQSDSVGAGKHNRHHYGSCPAPDAQHPGGHQRLPNRAQSPSNSNIFNELCPYTETDPLFPNGHMPGSKVNEEVTEKDPEDCSAQDGVREMPSESVRSMVLQILVPFLLAGLGTVSAGMLLDVVQHWEVFQRVTEIFILVPALLGLKGNLEMTLASRLSTAVNVGEMETAKEKWSLIIGNLALKQMQATVLGLLAALAAVVLGWVLEGNMLLNHAALLCSASVTTAFLASLLQGIIMVGVITGSKRIGINPDNVATPIAASFGDLITLAILACLSQRLYECIELYPYVSYLVCMFFLGLTPLWVVVSSRNPASRILLYTGWEPIITAMVISSIGGLILDTTVSDPNMVGMIVYTPVMNGIGGNLVAIQSSRIATDLYHHCPPRQVPEDRRSCYNPCRTFCGSGANHRSAQVLLLLVVPGHLIFLYTIHLMKGSTSPTPVFITFFLVVALLQVFTLLCIADWMIPCLWRTGKDPDSYSIPYLTALADLLGTALLVLAFFLLWLVGEKVPTGD